A DNA window from Castanea sativa cultivar Marrone di Chiusa Pesio chromosome 7, ASM4071231v1 contains the following coding sequences:
- the LOC142642373 gene encoding uncharacterized protein LOC142642373 isoform X1, whose protein sequence is MWAATTMVSFPFYTKAKPPNSLSSFATNNRNSLKLKASLSDYPLASRIMLNLNLLIDFSSGYSLIRDLPYSTNESSLQQQFSNFGQIAEVKLVKNGATNRSKGFAFIQYTCQEDAMLALETMDNKNFDGRVIYVELAKPGGDAFKGYLRTLGPPKLPHLHLHLQEQDEVPDCWY, encoded by the exons ATGTGGGCAGCAACTACAATGGTCTCTTTCCCTTTTTACACAAAGGCGAAGCCACCAAATTCTCTATCTAGTTTTGCTACTAATAACCGCAACTCTCTGAAGCTCAAAGCATCTCTCTCTGACTATCCCCTTGCAAGCAGAATCATG TTAAATTTGAACCTTTTGATTGATTTCTCATCTGGGTATTCTTTAATTCGAG ATTTACCATATTCAACCAATGAAAGTAGTTTGCAACagcaattttcaaattttggccAGATAGCTGAAG TGAAACTAGTCAAGAATGGAGCCACAAACAGGTCAAAAGGCTTTGCATTTATTCAATATACTTGTCAAGAAGATGCCATGCTTGCTCTAGAGACTATGGATAACAAG AACTTTGATGGCAGGGTAATTTATGTAGAGCTAGCAAAGCCTGGGGGTGACGCCTTTAAAGGATACCTGAGAACCTTGGGACCACCAAAGTTGCCgcatttgcatttgcatttgcaGGAGCAGGATGAGGTGCCAGATTGCTGGTACTAA
- the LOC142642373 gene encoding small RNA-binding protein 11, chloroplastic isoform X2, with protein sequence MWAATTMVSFPFYTKAKPPNSLSSFATNNRNSLKLKASLSDYPLASRIMVRNLPYSTNESSLQQQFSNFGQIAEVKLVKNGATNRSKGFAFIQYTCQEDAMLALETMDNKNFDGRVIYVELAKPGGDAFKGYLRTLGPPKLPHLHLHLQEQDEVPDCWY encoded by the exons ATGTGGGCAGCAACTACAATGGTCTCTTTCCCTTTTTACACAAAGGCGAAGCCACCAAATTCTCTATCTAGTTTTGCTACTAATAACCGCAACTCTCTGAAGCTCAAAGCATCTCTCTCTGACTATCCCCTTGCAAGCAGAATCATGGTCAGAA ATTTACCATATTCAACCAATGAAAGTAGTTTGCAACagcaattttcaaattttggccAGATAGCTGAAG TGAAACTAGTCAAGAATGGAGCCACAAACAGGTCAAAAGGCTTTGCATTTATTCAATATACTTGTCAAGAAGATGCCATGCTTGCTCTAGAGACTATGGATAACAAG AACTTTGATGGCAGGGTAATTTATGTAGAGCTAGCAAAGCCTGGGGGTGACGCCTTTAAAGGATACCTGAGAACCTTGGGACCACCAAAGTTGCCgcatttgcatttgcatttgcaGGAGCAGGATGAGGTGCCAGATTGCTGGTACTAA